The DNA sequence CTGATCAAACACTTCGGGTCGTTGAAGAAGCTGCGATCGGCGACAATCGAGCAGATCTGTGACGTTCCGGGCATAGGTCGCAAGACGGCCGAGACGATCGTCGCGGCCCTCGCCCGGGCGGCACCCGCCGCCCCCGCCGTGAACACGGCGACGGGCGAGATCATGGACGACACGGAAGAACCCGGGGACACCACGGGTTCTCCCGGGGAACCCGTGTCCACGGGCGCCCCGGACGAACGACGGGGGCAGGAGCGATGACCGAGAACGAGACAGGGCCCGAGGCGCAGCGAGATCGGGCACAGCAGGACACCGGTGCGGACGCCACCCGCCCCGGCGACGGCCAGGACGACGGAGCACAGGTGGGTACGGGCAAGGAAGCGGCCGGGGTGCCCGAGGCGGCCATCCCCGAGCTGGTGATCATCTCCGGCATGTCCGGGGCCGGCCGCTCGACGGCCGCGAAGTGTCTGGAGGACCTCGGCTGGTTCGTCGTGGACAACCTGCCGCCCGCGCTGATCCCCACCATGGTGGAGCTCGGTGCCCGCTCCCAGGGCAACGTGGCGCGGATCGCGGTGGTCGTCGACGTCCGCGGCCGGCGCTTCTTCGACAACCTCCGCGAGTCCCTGGCCGACCTCGACGGACGCGGGGTCACCCGGCGGACGGTGTTCCTGGAGTCCTCCGACGAGGCCCTGGTGCGCCGCTTCGAGTCGGTGCGCCGCCCGCACCCGCTCCAGGGCGACGGCCGGATCGTCGACGGCATCGCCGCCGAGCGGGAGCTGCTGCGCGAGCTGCGCGGCGACGCCGACCTGGTGATCGACACCTCCAGCCTCAACGTGCACGAGCTGCGCGCCAAGATGGACGCCCAGTTCGCCGGGGAGGAGGAACCCGAGCTGCGTGCCACGGTGATGTCCTTCGGCTTCAAGTACGGCCTCCCGGTCGACGCCGACCTGGTCGTGGACATGCGCTTCCTGCCCAACCCGCACTGGGTCCCCGAGCTGCGCCCGTACACCGGCCTCAACGAGGAGGTGGCGGCGTACGTCTTCAACCAGCCCGGCGCCAAGGAGTTCCTCGACCGGTACGCCGAGCTGCTGCGCCTCATCGCCGCGGGCTACCGTCGTGAGGGCAAGCGTTACGTGACGATCGCCGTCGGCTGCACCGGGGGCAAGCACCGCTCGGTCGCCACCTCGGAGAAGCTCGCCGCCCGGCTCGCCGCCGAGGGCGTGGAGACGGTGGTCGTCCACCGGGACATGGGACGCGAATGACACCACGTACTCCGCGGCTGAGCCGGCTGCGCAGAGCGGTTCCCGAGGGGCGCGCCGGCCGGCCGGCCGACGTCCGCGGCGCGAGACCGCGCCGCAGGGGCGCCCAGCCGAAGGTGGTCGCCCTGGGCGGCGGCATGGGGCTGTCCGCCTCGCTCGCCGCGCTGCGCCGGATCACCGGCGACCTCACCGCCGTCGTCACGGTGGCCGACGACGGCGGCTCCAGCGGGCGCCTGCGGGACGAACTGGGCGTGCTGCCCCCCGGCGACCTGCGCAAGGCGCTGGCCGCGCTGTGCGGCGACGACGACTGGGGCCAGACCTGGGCCCGGGTCATCCAGCACCGCTTCCAGTCCAGGGGCGACCTGCACGAGCACGCGGTCGGCAATCTGCTGATCGTCGCCCTGTGGGAGCAGCTCGGCGACCACGTCCAGGCGCTGGACCTGGTCGGCCGGCTGCTGGGCGCGCACGGGCGGGTGCTGCCCATGTCCGCCGTCCCGCTGGAGCTCCAGGCGCTGGTCAGGGGGCACGACCCGGAGCGGCCCGAGGAGGTCGACACCGTCCGCGGCCAGGCGACCGTCGCCCTGACCCCCGGCGAGGTGCAGTCGGTGCACCTCGTGCCGAACGACCCGCCGGCCGTCCCCGAGGCGGTGGAGGCGGTCCTGGACGCCGACTGGGTGGTGCTCGGCCCCGGCTCCTGGTTCTCCTCGGTCATCCCGCACCTGCTCGTGCCGGACCTGCTGGACGCCCTCATCGAGACGAAGGCTCGCCGGGTACTCTCGCTGAACCTCGCCCCGCAGCCAGGAGAAACCGAGGGCTTCTCCCCGCAGCGTCATTTGGAGGTTTTGGGACGACACGCCCCTAAACTCGCCCTGGACGTGGTGCTGGCCGACGAGGCCGCCGTGCCCGACCGCGACTCGCTGACCGATGCCGCCAAGCGGCTGGGCGCCGCGGTCGAGCTGGCCCCGGTGGCCCGGCCCGACGGAAGCCCCCGGCACGATCCGGAGCTGTTGGCCGCCGCGTACGACCGTATTTTTCGGATGCATGGAAGGATCGGCCCATGGCGATGACGGCAGCGGTGAAGGACGAGATCAGCCGGCTCCCCGTCACCCGTACCTGCTGCAGGAAGGCGGAGGTCTCCGCCGTGCTGCGGTTCGCCGGCGGCCTCCATCTGGTGAGCGGGCGCATCGTGATCGAGGCGGAGCTGGACACCGCGATGGCGGCGCGCCGCCTCAAGCGCGACATCCTGGAGATCTTCGGCCACAGCTCCGAACTGATCGTGATGGCTCCGGGCGGACTGCGCCGCGGTTCGCGCTACGTCGTCCGGGTGGTCGCGGGCGGCGACCAGCTCGCCCGTCAGACGGGCCTGGTGGACGGCCGGGGCCGCCCGATCCGCGGCCTGCCCCCGCAGGTGGTCTCGGGGGCCACCTGCGACGCGGAGGCGGCCTGGCGCGGGGCCTTCCTGGCGCACGGCTCCCTCACCGAGCCCGGCCGTTCCTCCTCCCTGGAAGTGACCTGCCCCGGCCCGGAGGCCGCGCTCGCGCTGGTCGGCGCGGCCCGCCGGCTGTCGATCGCGGCGAAGGCGCGCGAGGTGCGGGGCGTGGACCGGGTCGTGGTCCGCGACGGCGACGCGATCGGCGCCCTGCTCACCCGCCTCGGCGCGCACGAGTCGGTGCTGGCCTGGGAGGAGCGCCGGATGCGCCGCGAGGTGCGCGCCACGGCGAACCGGCTGGCCAACTTCGACGACGCCAACCTGCGCCGTTCCGCCCGCGCGGCCGTGGCGGCCGGTGCCCGGGTGCAGCGTGCCCTGGAGATCCTCGCCGACGACGTGCCCGAGCACCTCGCCGCGGCCGGTCGGCTGCGCATGGAGCACAAGCAGGCCTCCCTGGAGGAGCTGGGCGCGCTCGCCGACCCGCCGCTCACCAAGGACGCCGTGGCCGGCCGGATCCGCCGGCTGCTCGCCATGGCCGACAAGCGCGCCGCCGACCTCGGGATCCCGGGTACGGACGCCAACCTGAGCGAGGAACTCGCCGACAATCTCGTCGGCTGACGGACCGTCCGGGGACCGGCGTCGACGCCCGCTCGGGTGAACGGCGCCGGTCTTCGCGTGTCACGACGGCGCCCTTGACTCGATCATGCCGTGTCATGAGCCTGGCATCTGTTCGCCGCTGTGGCGGACCCAGGCAAGGGGGGTTCATGAGACGAAGAGCGAGAGCGGTCCTCGCTGTCGGCGCGCTCCTGATCGGCGGAGCCGGCTTCGCACCCGTCGCCCAGGCACGACCCGCGGACCCGGCGGCCTCCGACACCGGCGAGGTGAAGGTCTTCCGCGCCGAGGTCACCGAGGAGCAGGTGCCCCTGCTGCTGGCGGCGGGGCAGGACGGACACGAACTCGGGGAGCGGGTGCCCGACCGGGGCACGGCCACCGTCGAGGTCTACCTGACCGACGGACAGGCCCGGAAGCTGGAGAAGCAGGGCGTCGACCTCACCGAACACACCCTCTCCGCCCGGGCGGAGAACCGGGTCGCGGCCGCCGCCGACGGCGTGTTCCGCCCGTACGGCGGCGAGGGCGGCCTCAAGGAGGAGATCCTGCGCACCGCGCGGGAGCACCCCGGCCTCACCAAGGTCGTCTCCATCGGCAGGACGATCAGGGGCCAGGACATCCTCGCCCTGAAACTCTCCCGGAACGCCAGGACCGCCGAGGACGGCTCCAAGCCCGCCGTCCTCTACCTGTCGAACCAGCACGCGCGGGAGTGGATCACCCCGGAGATGACCCGGCGGCTGATGCACCACTACCTGGACAGCTACCGGACCGACAAGCGGATCAAGAAGATCGTCGACACCACCGAACTCTGGTTCGTCCTGTCGGCCAACCCCGACGGCTACGACCACACCTTCGCCGACGACGACAACCGCCTGTGGCGCAAGAACCTGCGGGACGTCAACGGCGACGGTGTCATCGGCACCGGCGACGGCGTCGACCTGAACCGCAACTTCCCCTACAAGTGGGGCTACGACGACGAGGGCTCGTCCCCCAGCCCCACCAGCCAGACCTACCGCGGCGCGAGCCCCGGCTCCGAGCCCGAGACCAAGGCGATCGACGCCTTCCAGAAGCGGATCGGCTTCACCTACGGCATCAACTACCACTCCGCCGCCGAACTCCTCCTCTACGGGGTCGGCTGGCAGGTCGCCACGCCGACCCCGGACGACGTCCTCTACGAAGCCCTGGCCGGCACGCCCGGCAACTCCGCGATCCCCGGCTACCACCCGCAGCTCTCCTCGGAGCTGTACACCACCAACGGCGAGGCCGACGGCCACGCGGCCAACGTCAACGGCATGGCGATGTTCACCCCCGAGATGTCGACCTGCCAGACCGTGTCCGACCTCGACCCCGACGACGAGTGGAACGCGGGCGACTGCCGGTCGGGCTTCAACTTCCCCGACGACGAGAAGCTGATCCAGCAGGAGTTCGCCAAGAACGTCCCGTTCGCGCTCTCCGTGGCCGAGAGCGCCGCCCACCCCGACCGGCCGTCCTCCGCGGTCGGCCTCGAGGCCGCGGACTTCACCCCGGCCGCCTTCGGGACCTCGTACGCGCGCGGCGCCGACCAGGAGGTCTCCGTCGTCGTCCGCAGGGCGGTGCGCGACAAGGAGCTCAAATACCGCGTCAACGGGGGCCGTACGCACGAGGAGGACCTCGAACGCTTCAAGGGCGGCGAGCGGTACGGCGGCGAGGACAACCTCTACTTCGACGAGTACCGGGCCGAGGTGGAGCACGGCGGGCCGGGCGACGAGGTCGAGGTGTGGTTCACCGGCGAGTCCGAGAACGGCCGGGACGTCTCCAGCGAGCACTTCACCTACACCGTCGCCGAACGGCCCCGCGCGGACGTCCTCGTCGTCGCCGAGGAGGGCGCGAAGGCCGCACGGGCCGGGACGTACGTCGACGCGCTGAGGGCCAACGGCCACAGGGCGGCCGTCTGGGACGTGGCCGAGCGGGGCGCGCCCGACGCGCTCGGCGTGCTCGGCCACTTCCGCACGGTGGTGCACTACACCGGCGCCGGCACCCCGGGTGTCGCCACCCAGCTCCAGCTGCGGGCCTTCCTGAACGAGGGCGGCCGGCTGATCGAGGCGGGCGAGCAGGCCGGCGGCGGCGTCGACCTCGGCGGCGGCACCCTGTCCGACGACTTCGGCCAGTACTACCTGGGTGCCTACTCGCGCACCTCGGCCTCCGGGGCCGGCGCGTTCACCGGATCCGGGGGGCTGGCCGGCTTCACCGGCCCACTCGGCGACGCGCCCGGCAACCCGCTGGACAGGGCCGGCACCTACGGCGTCACCTCCGACGAGCTGCCGGCGGAGAAGTACCCGCGGTTCGCGAGCGCCGGCGCCGGCGGATACCCGGGCACGGTCAACCCGTACGGGCCCCACGCCGGCTCCTACATGGCCGCCGCCGTCCACACCGACGACGGCTACAAGCGCCTGACCCGCACCGTCGACCTCACCGGTGTCGACGCTGCCGATCG is a window from the Streptomyces capillispiralis genome containing:
- a CDS encoding gluconeogenesis factor YvcK family protein: MTPRTPRLSRLRRAVPEGRAGRPADVRGARPRRRGAQPKVVALGGGMGLSASLAALRRITGDLTAVVTVADDGGSSGRLRDELGVLPPGDLRKALAALCGDDDWGQTWARVIQHRFQSRGDLHEHAVGNLLIVALWEQLGDHVQALDLVGRLLGAHGRVLPMSAVPLELQALVRGHDPERPEEVDTVRGQATVALTPGEVQSVHLVPNDPPAVPEAVEAVLDADWVVLGPGSWFSSVIPHLLVPDLLDALIETKARRVLSLNLAPQPGETEGFSPQRHLEVLGRHAPKLALDVVLADEAAVPDRDSLTDAAKRLGAAVELAPVARPDGSPRHDPELLAAAYDRIFRMHGRIGPWR
- the rapZ gene encoding RNase adapter RapZ, encoding MTENETGPEAQRDRAQQDTGADATRPGDGQDDGAQVGTGKEAAGVPEAAIPELVIISGMSGAGRSTAAKCLEDLGWFVVDNLPPALIPTMVELGARSQGNVARIAVVVDVRGRRFFDNLRESLADLDGRGVTRRTVFLESSDEALVRRFESVRRPHPLQGDGRIVDGIAAERELLRELRGDADLVIDTSSLNVHELRAKMDAQFAGEEEPELRATVMSFGFKYGLPVDADLVVDMRFLPNPHWVPELRPYTGLNEEVAAYVFNQPGAKEFLDRYAELLRLIAAGYRREGKRYVTIAVGCTGGKHRSVATSEKLAARLAAEGVETVVVHRDMGRE
- a CDS encoding M14 family metallopeptidase, encoding MRRRARAVLAVGALLIGGAGFAPVAQARPADPAASDTGEVKVFRAEVTEEQVPLLLAAGQDGHELGERVPDRGTATVEVYLTDGQARKLEKQGVDLTEHTLSARAENRVAAAADGVFRPYGGEGGLKEEILRTAREHPGLTKVVSIGRTIRGQDILALKLSRNARTAEDGSKPAVLYLSNQHAREWITPEMTRRLMHHYLDSYRTDKRIKKIVDTTELWFVLSANPDGYDHTFADDDNRLWRKNLRDVNGDGVIGTGDGVDLNRNFPYKWGYDDEGSSPSPTSQTYRGASPGSEPETKAIDAFQKRIGFTYGINYHSAAELLLYGVGWQVATPTPDDVLYEALAGTPGNSAIPGYHPQLSSELYTTNGEADGHAANVNGMAMFTPEMSTCQTVSDLDPDDEWNAGDCRSGFNFPDDEKLIQQEFAKNVPFALSVAESAAHPDRPSSAVGLEAADFTPAAFGTSYARGADQEVSVVVRRAVRDKELKYRVNGGRTHEEDLERFKGGERYGGEDNLYFDEYRAEVEHGGPGDEVEVWFTGESENGRDVSSEHFTYTVAERPRADVLVVAEEGAKAARAGTYVDALRANGHRAAVWDVAERGAPDALGVLGHFRTVVHYTGAGTPGVATQLQLRAFLNEGGRLIEAGEQAGGGVDLGGGTLSDDFGQYYLGAYSRTSASGAGAFTGSGGLAGFTGPLGDAPGNPLDRAGTYGVTSDELPAEKYPRFASAGAGGYPGTVNPYGPHAGSYMAAAVHTDDGYKRLTRTVDLTGVDAADRPALRTQLLWDTEQGYDHVVVEAHTAGADDWTTLPEAGGATRTTVPSECAAGFYVGGHPWLEHYLTLSDDGCAATGTTGSWNALTGSSGGWRQVEFDLSAYAGKTVEVSIAYVTDPGGGGHGVLADDASLVVGGTATGTEGFETSLGVWSASGPPAGSPAVLKDWTRTGALFRTYAAVTTGDTVLLGFGLEHLTSPADRSALLGKALAALGR
- the whiA gene encoding DNA-binding protein WhiA, with translation MAMTAAVKDEISRLPVTRTCCRKAEVSAVLRFAGGLHLVSGRIVIEAELDTAMAARRLKRDILEIFGHSSELIVMAPGGLRRGSRYVVRVVAGGDQLARQTGLVDGRGRPIRGLPPQVVSGATCDAEAAWRGAFLAHGSLTEPGRSSSLEVTCPGPEAALALVGAARRLSIAAKAREVRGVDRVVVRDGDAIGALLTRLGAHESVLAWEERRMRREVRATANRLANFDDANLRRSARAAVAAGARVQRALEILADDVPEHLAAAGRLRMEHKQASLEELGALADPPLTKDAVAGRIRRLLAMADKRAADLGIPGTDANLSEELADNLVG